A region of Moorena producens PAL-8-15-08-1 DNA encodes the following proteins:
- a CDS encoding HNH endonuclease, whose product MLWNKLQRWGYRRHPNKSKTWVNGKYWGTIGNDNWVFKDGDIYLQKHAWTEIKRHTKVKETRSPYDGDSIYWSIRMGKHPVLTSQKGKLLKRQKGKCAHCGLTFKDRDLMETHHILPRALGGTNKLDNLELLHLHCHDQKHGKNFNIIELDINPW is encoded by the coding sequence ATGCTATGGAATAAACTTCAAAGATGGGGGTACAGAAGACATCCCAACAAATCAAAAACCTGGGTCAACGGAAAGTATTGGGGAACCATCGGTAATGACAATTGGGTTTTCAAAGATGGAGATATATATCTCCAAAAACATGCCTGGACAGAAATAAAAAGGCATACCAAAGTCAAAGAAACACGAAGCCCATACGATGGAGACTCAATCTACTGGAGCATCAGAATGGGAAAACATCCTGTTTTGACCAGTCAAAAGGGAAAACTTTTGAAAAGGCAAAAAGGGAAATGTGCCCATTGTGGTCTGACTTTCAAGGACAGAGATTTAATGGAAACTCATCACATCTTACCACGAGCACTAGGTGGAACAAATAAGTTAGATAACCTCGAACTACTTCACCTACATTGCCATGACCAAAAACATGGAAAGAATTTCAACATCATAGAGTTGGATATAAACCCATGGTAG